A window of the Xanthocytophaga agilis genome harbors these coding sequences:
- a CDS encoding OmpA family protein: MFGGACWQPAKAQQTEARKVRASLPESEQKNVDLPKQYQKLLVLSDTYFQYGQYDQALKYYGQIAAVYPDNLYISYQLAECQRQLFNYAEAESLFKKVYQADSVKYPEAFFYYGLAQKINGKYTDAIRTFSAFQKYVNDQQISAKQQWLDRARLEQAGCQYALTRANAIQGNFQFKLLPGYVNTSGHDYAPVLMGQNDLVAITSTRIEKNAGSYAPVGSTFSDIYIYTRQKDSTYHAFAHPLDDINTFWSEGSGFLTEDGKKFYFTRCPVDGDCSIYVTERKGDKWTKPVRLTNLINQPKTDSRHPALTTSGDTLYFVSNRKDGYGMNDIWMSIQTEKGKWQAPVNLGNKVNTPYNDISPFYYASENQLFFASEGHVGFGGLDLYYVNASPDHTKDTIVNLGAPFNSSRDDAFLVLGKETGYMASNREGGFGNFDIYSFLARNQQSELITVLPGKDSVLKALPLLIGISDAQKQVLDRIIGKKEAEKLYKTNLPLSEEEKKFYETLSPEQKDQIENTAGVFLNRESTSQRMAKDAFVYEKLAAQDDSARVKRIIEAYRKAQHDNSTLVLSEEDKAYYESKGSEERNELYRHIAGVLSNQLTDETVKKLQEDDYEYEKLPAEEKDRINRMAAARYAAQLNNYDEKFREEDKFFYEKLSSESKDRLERLITARIGQLRDSQDASLLTDEDKAYYEKLSPEEKQRINRMAAVRYDALVNEREEKYQDKDNYHYEKLSSEEKDRMNRLLAARNPANSQKLDLTDQSVDKSVEFEYEKLTPEEKNRINRMAAARYASKMNGTDEELKEEDGFFYEKLSPEEKNRIDRLVTTRMGVGKEVLDASVLTEEDKSYYAKLSPEEKRRIDRMAATKLTASPDTSDRKLTKEDAFFYEKLNPEEKNRIDRLMVARNNANHQLVDESLLESGDLKTYQEMPSEEKDRINRMTAARYAARMNGKTEKFTDEDTYFYEKLSPEEKERMDRIMSARAARKGIFQDQSALNGDEFAFKRLPAESTNKRFSKPGLASNTSLIADNSVLSPILFSDALVSLNTSYLDGKYTKMTLSGQLMEVKTKQPIATSTMLLTDEKGKVLQTLVPNVDGTFQFQNITVQGVLTVRLEMSSKSSEEGKVIYTRDLKLIANEETPKLEVFGVAYFDFNSYTLAPKTIQLLESLLKYYKQNPAIRIEFNIFADEAGSYEYNLALTRKRGVAIQDYLQARGVSPKNMAVYARGEQERNLNKPPQDIEARKVIISIERPKAITGRPQDNFFILQTPVYLK, from the coding sequence TTGTTTGGGGGTGCTTGCTGGCAACCGGCAAAAGCGCAACAAACAGAGGCTAGGAAAGTACGTGCTTCACTTCCTGAATCTGAGCAGAAGAATGTTGATTTACCAAAGCAATATCAAAAGCTTTTGGTGCTAAGTGATACGTATTTTCAGTATGGGCAATATGATCAGGCGCTAAAATATTATGGACAGATTGCAGCTGTTTATCCTGACAATCTGTATATATCCTATCAGTTAGCAGAGTGTCAACGGCAATTATTTAATTACGCAGAGGCTGAATCATTATTTAAAAAAGTATATCAGGCAGACAGCGTAAAATATCCTGAAGCGTTCTTCTATTACGGGTTAGCACAAAAGATCAATGGAAAGTATACAGACGCAATTCGTACTTTTAGTGCTTTTCAAAAATATGTAAATGATCAGCAGATCTCCGCAAAACAACAATGGCTCGACAGAGCCAGGTTGGAACAAGCCGGTTGCCAGTATGCCTTGACAAGAGCCAATGCTATACAGGGTAATTTCCAGTTTAAGTTACTGCCAGGATATGTGAACACCTCAGGACATGACTATGCGCCTGTACTCATGGGACAAAATGATCTGGTTGCTATTACTTCCACACGAATCGAAAAAAATGCAGGTAGTTATGCTCCTGTAGGTAGTACTTTTAGTGATATCTATATATATACCCGACAGAAAGATTCTACCTATCATGCCTTTGCCCATCCTTTAGATGATATAAATACTTTCTGGAGTGAAGGTTCCGGTTTTTTGACAGAAGATGGAAAGAAATTTTACTTTACACGATGCCCAGTAGATGGTGATTGTAGTATTTACGTGACAGAACGAAAAGGTGATAAGTGGACAAAGCCTGTCAGGCTTACAAACTTAATTAATCAACCCAAAACTGATTCACGACATCCGGCTCTAACAACCAGTGGAGATACCCTATACTTTGTATCTAATCGGAAAGATGGATATGGTATGAATGACATCTGGATGAGTATACAAACTGAAAAAGGAAAGTGGCAAGCACCTGTTAATCTTGGCAATAAAGTTAATACACCTTATAACGATATTTCTCCTTTTTATTACGCTTCGGAAAATCAACTCTTTTTTGCATCAGAGGGTCATGTTGGCTTTGGTGGACTGGATCTATATTATGTAAATGCCTCACCTGATCATACAAAGGATACAATTGTCAATCTCGGTGCTCCTTTTAATTCGAGTAGAGATGATGCCTTTCTGGTGCTTGGTAAAGAAACTGGGTATATGGCATCAAATAGAGAGGGAGGTTTTGGGAACTTTGATATTTATTCGTTTCTGGCCCGAAATCAGCAAAGTGAGCTTATTACAGTTTTGCCTGGCAAAGATAGTGTGTTAAAAGCATTGCCATTACTGATAGGCATATCCGATGCTCAAAAACAAGTGCTAGATAGAATTATAGGAAAGAAAGAGGCTGAGAAATTATACAAAACTAATCTGCCACTATCTGAAGAAGAAAAGAAGTTTTATGAAACCTTGTCTCCTGAGCAAAAAGATCAGATAGAGAATACCGCTGGTGTATTTCTGAATAGAGAGAGTACCTCCCAAAGAATGGCAAAAGATGCGTTTGTATACGAAAAACTTGCCGCTCAGGACGATAGTGCCAGAGTAAAACGCATTATTGAAGCATATCGCAAAGCTCAGCATGATAATTCGACTCTGGTATTGAGCGAAGAAGACAAAGCCTACTATGAATCGAAAGGGAGTGAAGAGAGGAATGAATTATATCGCCACATTGCGGGTGTTCTATCAAATCAGCTTACTGATGAAACAGTGAAGAAGCTTCAAGAGGATGACTATGAATACGAAAAATTACCTGCAGAAGAAAAAGATCGGATTAACCGGATGGCCGCTGCACGATATGCAGCGCAGCTTAATAACTACGATGAAAAGTTCAGAGAAGAAGATAAGTTCTTTTATGAAAAGTTATCATCCGAATCAAAAGATCGACTGGAGCGATTAATTACTGCCCGTATAGGTCAGTTACGAGACTCCCAAGATGCATCATTGCTTACCGATGAAGATAAGGCATATTACGAAAAACTATCACCTGAAGAAAAACAGCGAATCAATCGGATGGCAGCAGTCCGATATGATGCTCTAGTAAATGAAAGGGAAGAAAAATATCAGGATAAGGATAATTACCACTATGAGAAGCTGTCCTCAGAAGAGAAAGATCGTATGAACCGACTTCTGGCTGCTCGCAATCCCGCTAATTCTCAGAAACTGGATCTGACTGACCAATCTGTTGATAAATCAGTTGAATTTGAGTATGAAAAGCTTACTCCAGAAGAGAAAAACCGCATCAATCGTATGGCCGCTGCACGATATGCCTCCAAAATGAATGGTACAGACGAAGAGCTTAAGGAAGAAGATGGTTTCTTCTATGAGAAATTATCTCCAGAGGAAAAGAATAGAATAGATCGTTTAGTCACTACCCGTATGGGCGTTGGAAAAGAAGTGCTGGATGCTTCTGTTCTTACAGAGGAAGATAAGTCTTACTATGCAAAACTGTCACCAGAAGAGAAACGGCGAATTGATAGAATGGCAGCTACAAAGCTTACCGCTTCACCGGATACAAGTGATAGAAAACTTACAAAAGAGGATGCCTTCTTTTATGAAAAGCTAAATCCAGAAGAAAAGAATCGTATTGACCGATTAATGGTTGCCCGCAATAATGCCAATCACCAGTTGGTAGATGAATCTTTATTAGAGAGTGGAGATCTAAAGACTTATCAGGAAATGCCTTCCGAAGAGAAAGACCGGATCAATCGGATGACTGCCGCCAGATATGCCGCCCGAATGAATGGCAAAACAGAAAAGTTTACAGACGAAGATACCTATTTTTATGAGAAGCTATCGCCAGAGGAAAAAGAACGTATGGATAGGATTATGTCGGCCCGTGCTGCCCGAAAAGGTATATTTCAGGACCAGTCAGCATTGAATGGAGATGAGTTTGCATTTAAGCGGCTACCCGCTGAATCAACTAACAAACGCTTCTCCAAACCTGGTCTTGCTTCCAATACTTCATTAATTGCAGACAATTCTGTACTGAGCCCTATTCTGTTTTCTGATGCTCTTGTTAGTCTGAATACCTCCTATCTGGATGGAAAATATACAAAGATGACACTATCCGGACAATTAATGGAAGTAAAGACCAAGCAGCCTATTGCAACATCAACTATGTTATTGACAGATGAAAAAGGAAAAGTTCTTCAAACATTAGTGCCAAATGTGGATGGAACATTTCAATTTCAAAATATTACAGTACAAGGTGTGTTAACTGTTCGTCTGGAAATGTCTTCCAAGTCCTCTGAAGAAGGAAAAGTAATATATACCAGAGACCTTAAATTAATTGCAAATGAAGAAACTCCAAAGCTTGAAGTATTCGGTGTCGCCTACTTTGATTTTAATAGCTATACATTGGCACCAAAGACAATTCAACTATTAGAGTCTCTACTAAAATACTATAAGCAGAACCCTGCTATTCGAATTGAATTTAATATTTTCGCGGATGAAGCAGGTTCCTATGAGTATAATCTGGCACTCACCAGAAAACGGGGTGTAGCTATTCAGGATTACTTACAAGCCAGAGGTGTTTCGCCCAAGAATATGGCTGTGTATGCTCGTGGTGAACAAGAAAGAAACCTAAATAAACCGCCACAAGATATAGAAGCTCGTAAAGTAATTATCTCTATAGAAAGACCAAAAGCAATTACTGGAAGGCCTCAAGATAATTTCTTTATTTTGCAAACACCTGTATATCTGAAATAG
- a CDS encoding methylated-DNA--[protein]-cysteine S-methyltransferase encodes MSINLLNNPLHLTKEVMYQAILDKDTSFEGSFFTAVKTTGIFCRPTCTARKPKIENVEFYRTTKEAILHGYRPCKVCHPLEQMNETPPYIKVLLDELTQNPSLRITDWDLVQRDIKPHTIRRWFLKNHGITFHAYQRLFRLNIAVKKIQNGESVTTTAYDSGYESLSGFTDTFKSVFGVSPRQGKVQTVIDITRIETPLGTMFACAVEQGICLLEFTDRKMLETEFKTLTKLLNATIIQGPNKHFDILKQQLDEYFSGHRKVFSVSLYSPGTDFQQAVWQELQTIPYGTTRSYKEQAISLKKPESVRAVANANGMNRISILIPCHRVVGSDGTLTGFGGGIWRKQWLLNLEKENTRTL; translated from the coding sequence ATGTCAATAAATCTGCTTAATAATCCTTTGCATCTTACCAAAGAAGTAATGTATCAGGCAATTCTGGACAAAGACACCTCATTTGAAGGAAGCTTTTTTACTGCTGTAAAAACAACAGGAATTTTTTGTCGCCCGACCTGCACAGCCCGCAAACCTAAAATAGAGAATGTAGAATTTTACAGAACAACGAAAGAAGCTATCCTACACGGGTATCGCCCGTGTAAAGTATGCCATCCACTGGAGCAAATGAATGAAACACCTCCTTACATAAAAGTTTTATTGGATGAACTAACTCAAAACCCATCTTTGCGAATTACTGACTGGGACTTGGTTCAGAGAGATATTAAACCTCATACCATACGTCGCTGGTTTTTAAAAAACCATGGGATCACATTTCATGCCTATCAACGACTATTTCGTCTTAATATTGCAGTCAAAAAAATACAGAATGGAGAATCTGTTACAACAACTGCTTATGATTCAGGCTATGAATCTCTCAGTGGATTTACGGATACTTTTAAATCTGTTTTCGGAGTTTCTCCAAGGCAAGGTAAAGTTCAAACTGTTATTGATATCACCCGAATTGAAACGCCATTAGGAACTATGTTTGCCTGCGCAGTAGAACAAGGTATATGTCTGCTGGAGTTTACTGACAGAAAAATGCTGGAAACAGAATTTAAAACGTTGACCAAATTACTTAATGCAACTATTATTCAGGGCCCAAACAAACATTTTGATATATTGAAGCAACAACTAGATGAATATTTTTCCGGTCATCGTAAAGTATTCTCTGTATCCTTGTATTCTCCTGGAACAGATTTTCAACAAGCAGTTTGGCAAGAGTTGCAAACCATTCCTTATGGAACAACTCGTTCATATAAAGAACAAGCCATTTCGCTAAAAAAGCCAGAATCAGTCCGTGCGGTTGCCAATGCGAATGGTATGAATCGGATCTCAATCCTTATTCCCTGCCATCGAGTCGTGGGTAGTGATGGCACATTAACAGGATTTGGCGGTGGGATTTGGCGAAAACAATGGTTGTTGAATCTGGAAAAAGAGAATACAAGAACCTTATAG
- a CDS encoding glutamine synthetase III: MANLRFKAVDQAQSRITPEVTAPSVKVSDYYGCNVFGMDAMRQHLSAEAFKKVSYAIKTGSKIDEDLADVVASAMKTWAMSKGVTHYTHWFQPLTGSTAEKHDAFFDVQSDGSVLEKFKGSALVQQEPDASSFPNGGIRSTFEARGYTAWDPTSPAFIVDQTLCIPTVFVSYTGEALDYKAPLLKALAAVDKAAVDVCQYFDRDVTRVVATLGPEQEYFLVDRALYMNRPDLIMTGRTVFGHSPAKGQQLEDHYFGTIPQRVEAYMRDFEIECYKLGIPVRTRHNEVAPGQFECAPTFEEVNLAVDHNLLVMDIMDKVADKHNFKVLFHEKPFAGINGSGKHNNWSLGTNTGVNLLGPSSRPKENLRFLTFFVNVVKAVYDYSDLLRASIGSSGNEHRLGANEAPPAIVSIFIGSQMASVLDELDKKGNVKLDKGENMYMKLGIDKIPPILLDNTDRNRTSPFAFTGNKFEFRAVGGSANCANAMTVLNTIMAETLIQFKKEVDALITKGEKKEVAIVNVLRKYIKASKTILFEGNGYSDEWKKEAEKRGLKNVASTPEALDFYVEKKAIQVFEKNNVMNEREIHARHEIMLENYIKKIQIESRVMGDLVLNHIVPTAVKYQNVLVGNVQGLKSVGIKGKYTENTVATIEKIAEYVDGLLADVEEMTEARKKANNTEDVRERAILYNKEVKGFFDKIRYAVDKLELLVDDEDWPLVKYRELLLIK; this comes from the coding sequence ATGGCAAACTTACGTTTCAAAGCAGTTGATCAAGCTCAAAGTCGTATTACGCCGGAGGTAACCGCTCCTTCAGTCAAAGTTTCTGACTATTATGGTTGTAATGTTTTTGGTATGGATGCCATGCGTCAGCACCTAAGCGCAGAGGCATTCAAAAAAGTATCGTATGCTATTAAAACAGGTAGCAAAATTGACGAGGATCTGGCCGATGTAGTAGCTTCTGCTATGAAAACATGGGCAATGAGCAAAGGTGTAACTCACTATACTCACTGGTTCCAGCCTCTAACAGGATCAACAGCAGAAAAACACGATGCATTCTTTGATGTTCAAAGTGATGGATCTGTTCTTGAAAAATTCAAAGGAAGTGCACTGGTTCAGCAAGAGCCTGATGCTTCTTCATTCCCTAATGGTGGTATCCGCAGTACATTCGAAGCACGTGGTTACACTGCATGGGATCCAACCTCTCCTGCATTTATTGTAGATCAAACACTGTGTATCCCTACTGTGTTTGTATCGTATACAGGTGAAGCACTTGATTATAAAGCACCATTGTTGAAAGCATTAGCTGCAGTGGACAAAGCTGCGGTAGATGTTTGTCAGTATTTTGATCGTGATGTGACACGTGTTGTTGCAACATTAGGACCTGAGCAAGAATATTTCCTGGTTGATCGTGCATTGTACATGAACCGTCCTGACCTGATTATGACTGGCCGTACTGTATTTGGACACTCTCCTGCAAAGGGTCAGCAATTGGAAGATCACTACTTCGGAACTATTCCTCAACGGGTAGAAGCTTATATGCGTGACTTCGAAATTGAGTGTTACAAACTGGGTATCCCTGTTCGTACCCGTCACAATGAGGTAGCTCCTGGCCAGTTTGAGTGCGCTCCTACATTTGAAGAAGTAAACCTAGCCGTTGACCATAACCTGTTGGTAATGGATATCATGGACAAAGTTGCAGACAAACACAACTTTAAAGTATTATTCCATGAAAAACCATTTGCAGGTATCAATGGTAGTGGTAAACATAATAACTGGTCTCTGGGTACAAATACAGGCGTTAACCTGTTAGGACCTAGCAGCCGTCCAAAAGAAAACTTACGCTTCCTGACTTTCTTCGTAAACGTTGTGAAAGCGGTTTATGATTATTCAGACTTGTTGCGTGCATCTATCGGTTCTTCAGGAAACGAACACCGTCTGGGAGCAAACGAAGCACCTCCTGCTATTGTATCTATCTTCATCGGTTCTCAAATGGCATCTGTTCTGGATGAGCTGGATAAGAAAGGTAATGTGAAGCTGGATAAAGGCGAAAACATGTATATGAAACTGGGTATCGACAAAATTCCTCCAATTTTGTTGGATAACACAGATCGTAACCGTACGTCTCCTTTTGCTTTCACTGGTAACAAATTTGAGTTCCGTGCTGTAGGTGGTTCTGCAAACTGTGCAAATGCAATGACTGTATTGAACACTATCATGGCAGAAACACTGATTCAATTCAAGAAGGAAGTAGATGCTCTGATCACTAAAGGTGAGAAGAAAGAAGTTGCTATCGTAAATGTATTGCGTAAATATATCAAAGCTTCTAAGACAATCCTGTTTGAAGGAAACGGTTACTCTGACGAATGGAAAAAAGAAGCTGAAAAACGCGGTCTGAAAAACGTAGCTTCTACGCCTGAAGCATTGGATTTCTATGTTGAGAAGAAAGCAATCCAGGTATTTGAGAAAAATAACGTAATGAACGAACGTGAAATCCACGCACGTCATGAAATCATGCTGGAAAACTATATCAAGAAAATCCAGATTGAATCTCGCGTTATGGGTGACCTGGTATTGAACCACATTGTTCCAACCGCGGTAAAATATCAGAATGTATTGGTTGGTAACGTACAAGGTCTGAAATCAGTAGGTATCAAAGGAAAGTATACAGAAAACACTGTTGCTACTATTGAGAAAATTGCTGAATATGTAGATGGCTTGTTAGCTGATGTTGAAGAAATGACAGAAGCTCGTAAGAAAGCAAACAATACAGAAGATGTTCGCGAGAGAGCCATCCTATATAACAAAGAAGTAAAAGGATTCTTCGACAAAATCCGGTATGCAGTTGATAAACTGGAATTGCTGGTAGATGATGAAGATTGGCCTTTGGTTAAATACCGTGAATTGTTGTTAATTAAATAA
- a CDS encoding GNAT family protein: MSQIQLEPFTSTDFNQFIGWITSEKALIQFAGSTFQYPVTREQLEKHIVSESREIFRVRHITHNSIVGHAEMVVNQSNEGARLALILIGDPSMRGKGLGKELIRELLSLGFNKMNLHRIELNVYDFNHLAITCYQQAGFRIEGILRENQRVGNQFWSTIVMSILKNEWECQL, from the coding sequence ATGTCACAAATTCAGCTTGAACCCTTTACATCTACCGACTTTAATCAATTTATAGGGTGGATTACTTCAGAAAAGGCACTTATACAGTTTGCTGGATCTACCTTTCAGTACCCTGTAACTAGAGAACAGCTTGAGAAACATATTGTATCAGAGAGCAGAGAAATTTTTCGGGTAAGACATATTACTCACAATAGTATTGTCGGACATGCAGAAATGGTTGTAAATCAGAGTAACGAAGGTGCTCGATTAGCCCTTATCCTAATAGGTGATCCTTCCATGAGAGGAAAAGGATTAGGAAAAGAGCTAATCAGAGAGTTGTTATCCTTGGGTTTTAACAAAATGAATCTGCATCGGATTGAGTTAAATGTGTATGATTTCAATCATTTAGCCATTACTTGTTACCAACAAGCCGGTTTCCGGATAGAGGGTATATTAAGGGAAAATCAGAGAGTTGGAAACCAATTCTGGTCGACAATTGTCATGAGTATATTGAAAAATGAATGGGAATGCCAATTATAA
- the mtaB gene encoding tRNA (N(6)-L-threonylcarbamoyladenosine(37)-C(2))-methylthiotransferase MtaB: MKKVAFYTLGCKLNFSETSTLARLFEQRGYQRVEFTDTPDIFVINTCSVTENADKKCKKVVKEAKKVSPDSYVTIVGCYAQLKPKEISEITGVDAVLGAAEKFRLLDLLDGFEKKSEAVIHHSPISAATDYYCSFSQNDRTRTFLKVQDGCNYSCTFCTIPLARGDSRSDSIENIVRTARQIAQTDVKEVVLTGVNIGDFGLQNGIRTERFLDLIKALDEVDGIERFRISSIEPNLLTDEVIEFVAVSKKFVPHFHIPLQSGNNKILRLMRRRYKRELYAERVAKIKSLMPDCCIGVDVIIGFPGETEEDFLETYQFLNDLDISYLHVFTYSERPNTHAITLPGVVSMADRNKRSQMLHILSEKKRRYFYEQQLGKVSTVLFEDDAEDGQIHGFTENYVRVTAKFDPVLVNELKPLRLTSINEKGTVEVKEVEQEVLVHS; this comes from the coding sequence ATGAAAAAGGTTGCTTTTTATACGCTTGGCTGTAAACTGAATTTTTCAGAGACATCTACTTTAGCCCGGCTTTTTGAACAGAGGGGATATCAGCGGGTAGAATTTACAGATACTCCGGACATTTTTGTTATAAATACTTGTTCGGTTACAGAAAACGCTGATAAAAAGTGTAAAAAGGTAGTAAAAGAAGCAAAAAAGGTATCTCCCGATTCTTATGTCACCATTGTAGGTTGTTATGCGCAGCTAAAACCTAAGGAGATTTCTGAAATTACTGGTGTAGATGCTGTATTGGGTGCTGCAGAAAAATTCCGGTTATTGGATTTATTGGATGGATTTGAAAAAAAATCGGAAGCTGTCATTCATCACTCGCCTATTAGTGCGGCTACAGATTATTATTGTTCCTTTTCTCAGAATGATCGCACTCGCACTTTCCTAAAGGTGCAGGATGGTTGTAATTATTCCTGTACTTTCTGTACTATTCCGTTGGCACGTGGAGATAGTCGTAGTGATAGTATAGAAAATATTGTAAGAACAGCCCGACAGATTGCACAAACCGATGTGAAAGAGGTTGTATTGACAGGAGTCAATATTGGAGATTTTGGACTACAGAATGGGATTCGTACTGAACGTTTTCTGGATCTGATTAAAGCATTGGATGAAGTAGATGGTATAGAAAGGTTTCGGATTTCTTCTATTGAACCTAATCTTCTAACAGACGAAGTAATCGAATTTGTAGCGGTCTCTAAAAAGTTTGTTCCACATTTTCATATCCCATTACAGTCAGGCAATAATAAAATATTGCGGCTGATGCGTCGACGCTATAAGCGAGAACTGTATGCAGAAAGAGTAGCAAAGATTAAATCCTTGATGCCAGATTGTTGTATAGGGGTAGATGTAATTATCGGTTTTCCGGGTGAGACAGAAGAAGATTTTCTGGAAACGTATCAGTTTCTGAATGATCTGGATATCTCTTATTTACATGTATTTACTTATTCAGAACGACCCAATACGCATGCCATTACCTTACCTGGAGTAGTGAGTATGGCAGATCGGAATAAACGATCACAAATGCTGCATATATTGTCAGAAAAGAAACGTCGTTATTTCTACGAGCAACAACTAGGTAAGGTCAGCACAGTATTGTTTGAGGATGATGCTGAAGATGGACAAATTCATGGATTTACAGAAAACTATGTACGGGTTACGGCCAAGTTTGATCCTGTACTGGTAAATGAACTCAAGCCTTTACGTTTGACAAGTATTAATGAGAAAGGTACAGTGGAGGTAAAAGAAGTGGAGCAGGAGGTATTGGTTCATTCGTAA